The nucleotide sequence AACTCCACCACTTCACCGGAGGTGGTGTGTTTCGATTTCTTGATTAACTCCATCAACGGTCCCGGACAAAACGCCCCTCGGGCATCGATCACAACTGCTTGCTGCGCCATCCTTCAGCCTCCCGTTCACAAAAATGTAACGCGTGTGTCTTTATCGTATCGAAAAAGAAACGAAGCGATAATAGGGGAATCCCCTCATTTCACCGAAAGGACAAAAGGCAGACACAATTAGGGAAATTCCCTGATAGAGAACTTTGACCGGGAGCTGCTACACTGAAGCCAATCGAAGCTCTCCAGGGAGGGTTGCCCATGGTTTTCTCCATCAGCACCGATGAATTGTATCGACGAATCGAACAGGGAGAACCGATATTTCTCCTGGATGTTCGGAATACTGATGAATATTCAAACTGGAAAATCGAAGGTCCGAATGTACAATCCATCAATGTTCCCTACTTTGACTTCATGGAAGATGAAGACAAAGCGGTCTCCCAGGTTCCAAAGGACAAGGATCTCGTGGTGATCTGCGCTCATCAAGGATCCTCCGCCTATGTGGCGGACGTCCTCGACCGCCGGGGATACCGGGCTGTTTACGTGCAGGGAGGCATGGCGGCTTGGGGGAATACCTATCACGTCGTGCCGGTGGTGGAAGAGGCGGATTGGACACTTTTGCAGATTAATCGGGTTGGCAAAGGCTGTCTGTCCTATTTCATGTTCTCGAAAGGCGAGGCGGTGGTGGTGGAGCCACTGCGCAATGTTAATCTTTACACCGAGTTGGCAGAGAAATACGGAGTAACGATCCGGCATATTCTGGATTCCCATATGCACGCCGATCACATTTCCACCGGCCCGGAGCTGGCGGCTCGAACCGGGGCGACGTATTACCTGAACTCTTCCGAAGGCTCGAAGGTCCGTTTTGAGCCCCTCGAGAAATATGAAAAATTGCAATCCGGGAATATCGAAGTGGAGGTCCTGGTGGTGAAAACGCCGGGGCACACCCCTGGAAGCCTCTCCTTCTTTGTCAACCGGAAATATCTCCTGTCCGGGGACACGATCTTTGTCGGCGGACTCGGGCGGCCGGATTTGGGCGGCAAGGCCAGGGAATGGGCGGAAGATCTTTATGATACGGTATTCGGCAAGGTGGCGGCGCTTGCCGATGATGTGATCGTCTTGCCTTCCCATTACGCCAGCTTTGCCGAACTGAACGACAAAGGGGTCGTGGCCGATACCCTCGGCAATATCCGGAGCCGAAACGAAATGATGCATGTGACCGACCGCCAGCGTTTCATTGAAATGGTGGTGGAGTCGGACAGCGCCCTGAAACCGCCGAACTATCTGGACGTCCTGGCCATTAACCGGGGGGACTTCCAGGTTGACGCGGCCCGGGCGGACGAACTGGAGATGGGTCCCAATCGGTGTGCGGCTCATCACGCCGCCGCTTCTTGATCGTTTTTCCCCGGGCCCGCCGGCCCGAGTCCGGGGACAAGGAAACCTGCTGGAGTTTGTCATTCCCTCGGCCGCAAGGCGGGCCGAACCCAAAGGAGTGCAGAGCAGAAAGTTTTTCTGCCTTGCACTCTTTCTGTATGCT is from Kyrpidia tusciae DSM 2912 and encodes:
- a CDS encoding MBL fold metallo-hydrolase — protein: MVFSISTDELYRRIEQGEPIFLLDVRNTDEYSNWKIEGPNVQSINVPYFDFMEDEDKAVSQVPKDKDLVVICAHQGSSAYVADVLDRRGYRAVYVQGGMAAWGNTYHVVPVVEEADWTLLQINRVGKGCLSYFMFSKGEAVVVEPLRNVNLYTELAEKYGVTIRHILDSHMHADHISTGPELAARTGATYYLNSSEGSKVRFEPLEKYEKLQSGNIEVEVLVVKTPGHTPGSLSFFVNRKYLLSGDTIFVGGLGRPDLGGKAREWAEDLYDTVFGKVAALADDVIVLPSHYASFAELNDKGVVADTLGNIRSRNEMMHVTDRQRFIEMVVESDSALKPPNYLDVLAINRGDFQVDAARADELEMGPNRCAAHHAAAS